A single genomic interval of Tursiops truncatus isolate mTurTru1 chromosome 1, mTurTru1.mat.Y, whole genome shotgun sequence harbors:
- the SLAMF9 gene encoding LOW QUALITY PROTEIN: SLAM family member 9 (The sequence of the model RefSeq protein was modified relative to this genomic sequence to represent the inferred CDS: inserted 1 base in 1 codon; deleted 2 bases in 2 codons; substituted 2 bases at 2 genomic stop codons): MGALPWLLLLLLFQEGSRRGLWRWRGSEEIVAVLQESISLPXEIPLDEEVENIIWSSHISLATVMPGEEGHPATIMVTNPRYEGXVSFLEPTYYLHISNLSWENSGPYQAQVNLRASQISTMQHYNLRVYRWLSXPHMAVNFEISGEEGTVICPDMIHREAGLDVTYCWISWEDGADTAHEGPVLSMSWRPGEKSVSYTCRANNPISDVSSHLIPAGPFCADIGYPLEKSSTSFCLLAKALLMLLLFVILAVGLWLIRVQTRCKMPRMKKLRRNRMRLRKKGKPGPSLA, encoded by the exons ATGGGGGCCCTTCCATGGCTGCTCCTCCTCTTGCTGTTCCAGGAAG gcaGCCGAAGGGGACTCTGGAGATGGCGTGGATCC GAGGAAATTGTTGCAGTCCTTCAGGAGTCCATCAGCCTCC CAGAAATACCATTGGATGAAGAGGTTGAGAACATCATCTGGTCCTCCCACATAAGCCTTGCCACTGTGATGCCAGGGGAAGAGGGACATCCGGCTACCATCATGGTGACCAACCCTCGCTATGAGGGCTGAGTGAGCTTCCTGGAGCCCACCTACTACCTGCACATCAGCAATCTGAGCTGGGAGAACTCGGGGCCTTACCAAGCTCAAGTCAACCTGAGGGCGTCCCAGATCTCCACCATGCAGCACTACAATCTTCGTGTGTACC GATGGCTGTCATAGCCTCACATGGCTGTGAACTTTGAGATCTCTGGGGAAGAAGGTACTGTAATATGTCCT GACATGATCCACAGGGAGGCAGGCCTGGATGTGACCTACTGCTGGATATCCTGGGAGGACGGCGCTGACACGGCCCATGAAGGCCCTGTCCTTAGCATGTCCTGGAGGCCCGGGGAAAAGTCTGTCTCCTACACATGCAGGGCAAACAACCCCATCAGCGACGTCAGTTCTCATCTCATCCCTGCTGGGCCCTTCTGTGCAG ATATTGGCTACCCTTTGGAGAAGTCTTCCACTTCCTTCTGTCTCCTGGCCAAGGCATTGCTCATGCTCTTGCTTTTTGTAATTCTTGCTGTGGGGCTCTGGCTCATCCGAGTCCAGACAAGATGCAAAATGCCAAGAATGAAGAAACTCAGGAGAAACAGAATGAGACTGAGAAAGAAGGGGAAGCCTGGCCCCAGCCTGGCCTGA